From Xenopus tropicalis strain Nigerian chromosome 3, UCB_Xtro_10.0, whole genome shotgun sequence, the proteins below share one genomic window:
- the LOC101732468 gene encoding hepatitis A virus cellular receptor 1 homolog translates to MKLRTCVLLLLLPALTVGAEHVRGSVGGTVLLPCTYPVTGGTTSMCWGRGHCPTSKCLDPILRTDRDGKEVIWHQSERYRLLGNIEQRDVSLTISQLTFSDSGTYCCRVEIPGWFNDQKGEIQVSVDEAPMEEEYAEDIVILPKILPVFAPDRAALQIHPTTVTQENQETKETDPLDPVRENKEISVINIIRIVLIFSLLPLALIIFLCTYSVSMGNKQ, encoded by the exons ATGAAGCTTCGCACTTgtgttctgctgctgctgctcccaG CTCTGACAGTAGGAGCAGAACATGTGAGGGGATCAGTCGGGGGGACAGTGCTATTACCCTGCACTTACCCTGTTACTGGAGGTACCACCAGTATGTGCTGGGGCCGAGGCCATTGCCCAACTTCCAAATGTCTTGATCCGATCCTCAGGACTGATAGAGATGGGAAGGAAGTTATCTGGCACCAATCAGAGAGATACAGATTATTGGGGAACATAGAACAGAGGGACGTGTCTCTCACCATCTCCCAACTGACCTTCAGTGACTCCGGAACCTACTGCTGCAGGGTGGAGATCCCTGGTTGGTTCAACGACCAAAAGGGGGAGATACAAGTCAGTGTAGATGAAG CTCCCATGGAGGAAGAGTATGCTGAAGATATTGTAATCCTGCCCAAGATTTTGCCCGTCTTTGCTCCAGACAGAGCAGCGCTTCAGATCCACCCAACCACGGTTACACAAGAGAATCAG GAGACAAAGGAGACAGATCCACTGGATCCTGTGAGAGAGAACAAGGAAATCTCCGTGATCAACATCATTCGCATTGTCTTAATATTTTCTCTCCTTCCACTGGCCCTGATTATATTTCTGTGTACTTACAGTGTATCTATGGGTAACAAACAGTGA
- the adra1b gene encoding alpha-1B adrenergic receptor: MQVPLGHHSLLAPGYDMLLDNDNSSDSNQTFANKTIPSVNLTRAMLLGFTLGAFISVAIIGNIMVIISVVTNKQLRIPTNYLIVNLAIADLLLSSTVLPFSATKEIVGYWVFGRILCDVWAAMDVLCCTASIFSLCTISIDRYIGVRHSLRYPTIVTRKRTILALLGVWMFSTVISIGPLLGWKEPAPPDTYVCEITTEIFYAIFSSLASFYIPLIVILVMYCRVYVVAKRITKNLEAGVMKERMDSKELTLRIHCRNKQDDSPNNSKVQNNQPRSALSLKLLKFSREKKAAKTLGIVVGMFILCWLPFFTVLPLSSLSEHLTPPVTLEKIIFWLGYFNSCINPIIYPCSSKEFKRAFIRILKCQWGNRKNSAFRRSQYRPRPGSTVSHSRKDSIEETSQFINGSQRTIMTNAPSPRFLRKSSQPKEKRTSEKKIPVSQDS; this comes from the exons ATGCAGGTACCACTCGGTCATCACTCACTATTGGCTCCAGGTTATGATATGCTGCTGGACAATGACAACTCATCAGATTCTAACCAGACATTTGCCAATAAGACAATTCCGTCGGTGAATTTGACGCGAGCCATGTTGCTGGGCTTTACCCTTGGCGCCTTCATCTCCGTGGCCATCATTGGCAACATTATGGTGATTATTTCTGTGGTCACCAACAAGCAGCTACGAATTCCCACCAACTACCTGATCGTCAACCTTGCCATAGCAGACTTATTGCTTAGCTCCACTGTATTGCCCTTTTCTGCAACCAAAGAAATTGTTGGTTATTGGGTTTTTGGCAGAATATTGTGTGATGTCTGGGCAGCTATGGATGTTCTGTGTTGCACTGCTTCCATTTTCAGCTTGTGCACCATCTCCATTGATAGATATATCGGCGTACGTCACTCTCTTCGTTATCCTACTATAGTGACCAGGAAAAGGACTATCCTTGCCCTCCTTGGTGTCTGGATGTTTTCCACCGTTATCTCCATTGGGCCATTGTTGGGATGGAAGGAGCCGGCTCCACCTGACACATACGTCTGTGAAATAACCACAGAAATCTTTTATGCCATCTTCTCTTCTTTGGCATCATTCTACATCCCTTTGATAGTCATCTTAGTCATGTACTGTAGAGTCTACGTGGTGGCCAAAAGGATAACCAAGAACCTAGAGGCAGGTGTGATGAAAGAACGGATGGATTCCAAGGAGCTGACTCTCAGAATTCACTGTAGGAACAAGCAGGATGATTCCCCCAACAACAGCAAAGTGCAGAATAACCAGCCTCGCAGCGCCCTATCTTTGAAATTGCTCAAATTCTCTAGGGAGAAGAAAGCTGCAAAGACCTTGGGAATTGTGGTTGGAATGTTCATCTTATGTTGGCTTCCATTCTTCACAGTCCTGCCTCTTA GTTCGCTGTCTGAACATCTGACGCCCCCGGTTACACTGGAGAAAATCATCTTTTGGCTTGGATACTTCAACAGCTGCATCAACCCAATCATTTATCCCTGCTCCAGCAAGGAGTTCAAGCGGGCCTTCATCCGGATCCTGAAGTGTCAGTGGGGAAACAGGAAGAATTCAGCGTTCCGGAGATCTCAATATCGACCTCGGCCTGGCAGTACAGTCTCCCATTCTAGAAAGGATTCCATTGAAGAAACAAGTCAGTTTATAAATGGCAGCCAAAGGACCATAATGACCAATGCCCCAAGCCCAAGATTCCTAAGAAAGTCATCCCAGCCAAAAGAAAAAAGgacatcagaaaaaaaaatccctgtttcTCAGGACAGCTAG